In the genome of Paenibacillus sp. GP183, the window GAGATAACAAAGGCAGTGGTAATTAGTCTGCTGTGTACGGCTTGATTGCAAGCAAGTGCCAAAGCGAAGGTACAAATGCCAAAGTCCAAACCAAAGTCCAAACCAAAGTCCAAACCAAAGTCCAAACCAAAGTCCAAACCAAAGTCCAAACCAAAGTCCAAACCAAAGTCCAAACCAAAGTCCAAACCAAAGTCCAAACCAAAGTCCAAACCAAAGTCCAAACCAAAGTCCAAACCAAAGTCCAAACCAAAGTCCAAACCAAAGTCCAAACCAAAGTCCAAACCAAAGTCCAAACCAAAGTCCAAACCATTAACATACATAAGACACTACTGCTGCCTTAAACAAATAAATCCTGTCGGGAGCCGGAAGGCTTCCTTTTTCTTGTTGTTGATTGTTTCCAGATGCTCGAAGATACTCAACAATTGAATAACAGATGCAAACAGTGTAAAACGTACATTGTTTAATCTTGCTAGACTCTGAGAATGAGACAACAGTGTAAAACGTACACTCAAATTTTAAGATTTACTCGTGCAGGGGCTGATTGAAAAATAACAATGTACTGGGTACACTGTTCTTAGTAATATGAGTTTCCAGACCAAATCCGTAGTGTACAAAATGCAGTGTTTGGGAACGTTGCCTGTGTGCTGCGAGTTAAATGAACAAAAGAATCTCACAAAAGCTCGCAAACACCAGTACGATTAAAGTTGAAGTTGTCGAATTGGGTTACAGCAGCTGTTCCAGTGGAACTTCTTTAAGCTCATAATATCGGACATCCCCGCCACGTGTGATTGGAGAAAGATATGCTTTTTCCACCAAAGAATGAAGCCATTTACGAGCTGTGCGATAATTGACCTTAAAATAGTTGGATACGTCCATAGGACGGATAGGCTTCCCTAATTTCCAAGCTAATCGAAGCACGTCTCTTTCTTCAGACATCACGGGAGCAGCGGGTTTGTTACGGATAAGATAAGGACCGATATCCAATTGCAGCAGCATACGGCAAACCTCGGGACGATTTTGTACATCGTCAAAGGAGAAATGAATCATTCTCCACCCCATGCCCGTCAGAAAGGTATCGCGATTCAAGGCGTAGCTAAACCCTTCCCGGTCCATATCCCTCACATGGCTCTGAAAGCCATCGCATTCAATTCCGAAACGGCCAAATGGAGGAAGGAAGGCAAAGTCGAGAAATTGCGATTTGCGGTTCCAGTCATACACCTCATATTCCGGATGCAAATGTTCCAGAGAACCGAATAGCGGCATCCATACATTTTGGAGCAGCAGCTTCTCGGCGTGATTATGCCCCCTGAGCAATCGGCCTTTTCTCTCGCCATTCCTCTTGGACAAATGGAAATCGATAAATTCTTTGTGCAGATGGTCAAAATTCAAATAGATCATTCCTCCTTAAAATAAAAAGAACGCCCTTGCGCCGGTAAAGGCGTATAGGACGTTCTTCGTCTGAGTTCATTATACAACATTTAGGCGATTGGTTGGTATATATTTAAGCTCCTCTAGTAACTGAAACAGGGTTGTATTAAAATAAAAGAAAAAAAGATATATATGGGTGAAACACACGGAAAAGGAGAAGAGGAGATAAGCATGAGATATACAATGTTAGGCAAAACTGATTTTAACGTATCCTCACTCGGTTTCGGTGCTATGAACTTGCCTGGAGTTCCCTTCGAACAAGCCCGGGATGCGCTTAATTTTGCTCTGGATCAAGGCATAAACTATATAGATACAGCTGCCGGCTATAGGAACAGTGAAGAGATCATTGGAGCTTCGATTTCCCATCGGAGAGATGAGTTTTTTCTGGCAACTAAAACAAACAAGCGCGATTATGCGGCCGCGAAGGAAGAAATTAATCGCAGCTTAGAGCGGTTACAGACGGAGCAAGTGGATTTATTGCAAATTCATTACGTGAATTATGTGCACGAATTTAAAGCGGTGATGGCTGAAGGCGGCGCTTATGAAGCTGCTTTGGAGGCGCAACGCGAGGGCAAGGTCAAATATATTGGGATCACAGGGCACCGCCCGGAGCTTTTGGCTAAATGGATCAGCAAGGGGCAATTTGATCAAGTGCTGTTTCATCTCAATTTAGCGCAGCCCTTTGCTTTGAATGAATTAATTCCCGAGGCAACGGGTCAAAATATGATGAAGATCGCCATGAAGCCTTTATCCGGCGGGTTTATCCAGCCCGTGGAAACCGCAATACGCTATCCTTACAGCCAGGATGTGCACGTCATCATTTCGGGGATGACCAGCAGGCAAGAGGTCCAGGAAAATATGGCCGCGATGGAACAAGAGGTCGGCGATGGAGAGCGCGTTGAGCTGGAGCAGCTGGCTGATGAGCTTGGCGAGCATAATTGCAGACGTTGCAATTATTGCTCCTGTCCGCTCGAGATCAGGATTCCGGATGTGATGATATCGAGTAAGATCCGTGAAAAATTTGGGCTTTTGCCTAAAGGAGAAGAATTCTATCAAATGCAAAAGGATCAGTTTCTGTCCTGCGCTGATTATGAGCCCTGTAAAGATAAGCCGCTGTGTGAGCAAAAATGCCCTTATCACCTGCCGATGAGGAAGGTTATTATGGAATCGGTATCTTATTTGACTAGATCTGTAAGCAAATGACGGGAATAAAGATGATAGCAGACTGAGCTGAGGAGAAATAAGATGTTTGAGAAAATGACCCGATTTGCGGTGAAGCCCTTCACCTCGCTTCACCACCGCGACGTCGAGGCAGACGCCATACTCGTCTGCCTCACGGAAACCGAGCTGCGCCAGGACGCCCTGCTGGGCCAGCCGCAGCTAGACCAAGCCCTTCTGCGCCTGCACGAGAAGGGCCTCTTCACGTCCGCCTCCGGGGACCTGGAGGCGCTGCCCACCCACGGGCTGCTGCCGTACGCGTACGTGCTCGTGGCGGGGCTCGGCCCCGCGACCACTCGCGATACGCTGCGCGCAGCCGCAGTGCATGCAGCGCGCAAGGCGCTCGCGCTGGGCATCGAAAGCTTGGCGCTGAAGCTGCCAAGCTCCATAAATCCGCGGTCAGCCGCACACGCGCTGACCGAAGGGCTCCTGCTCGGTACGTATCGCATCGCGACGTTCCAGCGGGATAAGCCTGAGCGAGCGGAGCTCCGTCAGGCTTGGATCTTGACCGAGGCAGCTGCGCAGGCAGCGCCTCTGGAGGAGGCCATCCGCATCGCGGAGGCATATGCGGATGGCACGAACTATGCCCGGGATCTGACGAACCTCCCGGGCAATGTCCTGGTCCCGGCTTCTCTCGCGAAGGAAGCCGAGAAGCTGGCACAGCACTACGGCTTCGCGTGCGAGGTGCTGGATGAGCACGAGATCGCCGCCCACGGGATGGGCGGTCTCCACGCGGTGGGCAAAGGCAGCGCCAACCCACCCAGAATGATCACCCTGAGGTATCAGGGGGATCCGGCTTCCGCCGATGTGCTGGGCCTCGTCGGCAAGGGCGTGACCTTTGACACCGGCGGAGTCTCGATGAAAAGGCCGGAGGGCATGGAAGAGATGATCAGCGATATGGGCGGAGCCGCAACGCTGCTTGGGGCCATGCATGTGGTGGGCCAGCTCCGGCCGAAGGTCAACCTGATCGCAGTCATCCCTTCAGCGGAGAATATGACGTCCGGCGCAGCCTTCAAGCCGGGTGATGTGATTACACTGCTCGGGGGCAGGACGGTAGAAGTACTTAATACCGATGCGGAAGGGCGTATTGTCCTTGCAGACGGAGTGACATATGCGAAACAACTGGGAGCTAACCATTTGATAGATGTAGCCACATTAACAGGCGCCATTCTCATCAGTCTGGCGGATGTCGCGACCGGAGCGTTAACGAACGATGATGCTTTCTTGAGACCGTTCCTCCAGGCCGCAGAGCAGGCGGGAGAGAAGGTTTGGCAGCTGCCCAACTACCCGGAATACCGAGCCATGTTGAAAAGCGACGTTGCCGATATCAAGAATGCGACCTCGAATCGATGGGCAGGAGCCATCACGGGGGGACTGTTCATTGGCGCATTTGCTGAGGACACCCCATGGATTCATCTGGACACCGGCGGGACAGCCTGGTTATGGAGCCAAAAAGGCATAGAGCCCAAAGGCGGAACCGGAGCTATGGTGCGCACGGTGGCCGAATATATTTGCCGGCCGTACTCCATTTGAAA includes:
- a CDS encoding aldo/keto reductase, with amino-acid sequence MRYTMLGKTDFNVSSLGFGAMNLPGVPFEQARDALNFALDQGINYIDTAAGYRNSEEIIGASISHRRDEFFLATKTNKRDYAAAKEEINRSLERLQTEQVDLLQIHYVNYVHEFKAVMAEGGAYEAALEAQREGKVKYIGITGHRPELLAKWISKGQFDQVLFHLNLAQPFALNELIPEATGQNMMKIAMKPLSGGFIQPVETAIRYPYSQDVHVIISGMTSRQEVQENMAAMEQEVGDGERVELEQLADELGEHNCRRCNYCSCPLEIRIPDVMISSKIREKFGLLPKGEEFYQMQKDQFLSCADYEPCKDKPLCEQKCPYHLPMRKVIMESVSYLTRSVSK
- a CDS encoding leucyl aminopeptidase is translated as MTRFAVKPFTSLHHRDVEADAILVCLTETELRQDALLGQPQLDQALLRLHEKGLFTSASGDLEALPTHGLLPYAYVLVAGLGPATTRDTLRAAAVHAARKALALGIESLALKLPSSINPRSAAHALTEGLLLGTYRIATFQRDKPERAELRQAWILTEAAAQAAPLEEAIRIAEAYADGTNYARDLTNLPGNVLVPASLAKEAEKLAQHYGFACEVLDEHEIAAHGMGGLHAVGKGSANPPRMITLRYQGDPASADVLGLVGKGVTFDTGGVSMKRPEGMEEMISDMGGAATLLGAMHVVGQLRPKVNLIAVIPSAENMTSGAAFKPGDVITLLGGRTVEVLNTDAEGRIVLADGVTYAKQLGANHLIDVATLTGAILISLADVATGALTNDDAFLRPFLQAAEQAGEKVWQLPNYPEYRAMLKSDVADIKNATSNRWAGAITGGLFIGAFAEDTPWIHLDTGGTAWLWSQKGIEPKGGTGAMVRTVAEYICRPYSI